From Sphingobacteriales bacterium:
TAATTATCCGGATGTTTAGCTAACATAGCCAAAGCATCCGGATATTTTTTTAGGACCAATACACTATACTTTGTTCGTACTTTTCCTTCAGGAAAAAATATAAATATATTGCAATTTTTGACGTAATTTTGTGTTTATGATGACCAGCGCAAATCCACCTATACAAGAATTAACAGTTATAAAAAAAGATATCCGAAGCTACGAACTGCCCCAGTTACGGCAAGAATTTACCGACATGGGCGAGTCGGCTTTTAGGGCAAACCAGGTTTACCAATGGTTGTGGCAAAAAAATGCACATTCGTTTGCCGCCATGACCAATTTGTCGAAACCACTGCGCGACAAACTCAACGACTTGTTTATTATTAAAGCCGTTAGTATTGCCAAACAACAACACAGCAACGACGGCACCATAAAATTAGGTTTTGCTTTGCACGATGCTCATTTGGTTGAGGGTGTACTTATTCCGGCCGACAATAGAATGACGGCTTGCGTTTCCTCGCAAGTAGGTTGTAGTTTAGCTTGTAAATTTTGTGCTACCGGAAAAATGGCGCGTATTCGCAATTTAAATGCCGACGAAATTGTTGACCAAGTTTATTGGCTTAACCAACAGGCACAACAATACTACAACTTACCACTCTCTAATATTGTATATATGGGCATGGGCGAGCCTATGCTGAACTATAAAAACATGTTGCGCAGTTTGCACCTGCTAACTTCGGCAACCGGGGCTAATATGGCTGCTTGGCGAATTACCGTATCAACGGCTGGGGTTGCCAAACTAATAAAACAATTTGCAGACGATGACACCGGTTGTAACTTAGCCCTGTCGTTACACGCGGCAAATGATTATAAGCGCAACCAAATTATGGATATTAACGAAACAAACTCGCTGGCTATTTTGGCCGAAGCCCTACAATATTACTACAAAAAAACAAATCAAAAAGTTACTTACGAGTATATTGCCTTTAATGGCTTTAATGACAATATTGAAGATGCCCGCGATTTAGTAAAATTTTGCCAATACGTACCTTGTAAAGTTAATATAATTGAGTACAACCAAGTTGAGGGCGTTCCCTACCACAAAAGCAGCGAAGATCGTTTAACTCAGTTTCAAAACTATTTAATGGCCAACAAAGTAAATACAACCGTGCGCCGCAGCAGGGGTAAAGATATTGATGCCGCCTGCGGTCAGTTAGCCAATAAAAATTAAGCCCTGTTGAGCTAACTAATTAATCAATCAATTGCCGGATAGGCCATGCACCTAAAATCATTTTTTTTGCATCTTATTACTTGTTGTCTATCAATTTAATTAAAAAATTTAGTGCAAATTTTAACACAAATAGCACAGCAACGCTACCCTTTCAAGAAAACAACAAAATTATACCATGACTAACAACACCAAACATCATTTGAAAACTAAATTTTGGTTTGCTGCCACCCTGCTTTTATGTATTGTTTTAGGGATAGCAAGCTACGCTTTCACGTCAAGTCCTAAAAAATTTAATAAAACCATGCCCATGACCCCACCCACCGACAATTACGAAAAAGATTGGCAAACCGTGGTTGCCCTCGAAAACGAAGGGCGCACCCTCGATGCCGAAAAAGCCGTAAACGCTATTTACGAAAAAGCAACCGCACAAAACAATATACCACAACAGGTAAAAGCACTGCTGCACATTTACAAATACCGCACTTACAAAGAAGAAAACAGCCAACAAAATATTGTAAACGAACTAAAACAAAAAATTGCCACCTCGCAGCCACCTTTACAGCCTTTATTGCAAAATATTTTGGCCGGCGTTTATTGGCAGCACTTTCAAAACAACCGTTGGCAAATTTTAAACCGTACCGAAGCACCAACGGGTGCCGCCGAAGATTTTGAAACATGGGACGCCAACCGTTTAACCCTCGAAATAACAAATTTATATTTAGAATCGCTTAAAAATACCAATGCGCTGCAAAATATTTCACTTGCAGGGTACTCGGCCATTTTAAACGAAGAAGCGGGCTCAAAACAACTTCGCCCAAGCCTTTACGATTTATTGGCACACAATACCCTCGATTATTTTACCAACGACCAGGCAAATATTACAAAGGCTGCCGACCAGTTTGAACTTAACCAGCCCGAAGCTTTTGCCGAGGCAGCTAATTTTTCCGGATTTGCTTTTGCTAACACCGACACCCTTTCTACGAAATACTACGCGCTTCAAATTTTTCAGGCCTTAACCCGTTTTCATCTGAACGATAAAGATATTGCCCCCTTACTTGACCTTGAACTGAACCGCTTAAACTTTGCTTACAACAATTCTACTTTGCCCGGAAAAGCCGAATTGCGCTTAGAAGCTCACGAGAAATTACAAAAAATATACAGTACCCACCCCGAAAGTGCCTTAATAAGCTACGAAATTGCCAAGTACTGGCAACAACAAGGCAATAAATACAATGCTGAAACAGCCCCATCGTACCAAAAAGATTTAGTTAAAGCCGTTGACATTTGCAACAAGGTCATTGAAAAATTTCTGGATAGCTGTGGTGCTACAAATTGCAAAGCGCTAATAACCCGAATCAAAGGCAAAAGCCTAAATGCACAAGTTGAGGCCAGCAACGCCCCCGACAAACTAGGGCGCGCCTTGGTGCAATACAAAAATATTGACCACGTATTTTGCCGCTGGATACACACAACACCCGCCATTAAAAAAGAAATTAAACGCATAAACGCAGACTGGAACGACCGCGAAGCCAAACTAATGCGCTATTTGACCAGTTTAGCACCCGAAAAAACATGGCAATACACCTTGCCAAACGATAAAGATTACCAGCCAAACAGTGCCGAAATCAGTACCCAATCCGGAAAAATTGGCGAAGATTATATTTTATTGCTCAGTGCCGACGAAAAATTTACCGCCGATGGCTCGAACGCTTTGGCATATTCCGAAATTAGCATTACCAATTTAGCAATTTTTGAAAACACCAACGGTTTTGAAAATACCGAAAGTAGCTACTACGTAGTGAACCGGCAAACAGGGCAGCCATTGCCAAATATAGCCTACTCTATTTGGCTAAACCGCTACAACAACCGCAACAGCAAATACGAAGACAATAAATTTCAAGAAGGAATAACTGACAAAAACGGCGCTATTGTAGTAAAAAAACGCCCTAATGAATACGGCAATATACGCATTGAGCTTACCAACAACAACACAAACGATCACCTAACACATAGCAATTATTTAAATAATAGCTACGCCAGTAACAATTTTTACGAAGACAGGCAAACTTTCTTTTTTACCGACCGCAGTATTTACCGACCCGGGCAAACCATTTTCTTTAAAGGCATTATGCTAACCAGCAACGGCAAAGGCAAAAACAAATTGCTGACTGACACAAAATCTACAGTTAAATTTTATGATGTTAATGGCGAAATGATAGCAAGTTTAGACCTAAAAACAAACGAATACGGCAGTTTTAACGGCAAATTTACCGCCCCAACCGGATTGTTAAAAGGTAGCATGACAATTAGTAATGACCACGGCTCAACAAACGTGCAAGTTGAAGAATATAAACGCCCTAAATTTGAAGTTACCTTTAAACCTGTTGAGGGAACATATAAAATAGACGAGCAAGTTACCGTAAAAGGGCAGGCAAAAGCTTATGCCGGATCAAATATTGACAACGCACAAGTAAAATACCGGGTAGTGCGCCGCGCTAATTACCCGTTTTGGTGCTGGTGGTGGCGACCTTACCCATCAAGCCCCGAACGCGAAATAGCCAACGGCACCGCCCTAACCGATGCCAACGGTGAGTTCACCATTCAATTTGTGGCCATCCCCGACCGCTCTCTCGATGCCAAAGACCGCCCACAATTTACCTATGTCGTAACCGCCGATATTACCGACCTAAACGGCGAAACCCGCAGCAGTACCACCAATGTAAACGTTGGCTATGTTGCCTTGTTGGCCAATATCGGTTTGCCCGACAACGTAAACCGCGACACTTGCAGCACTTATGCTATTTCTACACAAAACCTCAACGGCCAGTTCGAAGCAGCCGACGTGCATATAACCATCCATAAATTACAAACGCCAAACAAAGTTTTGCGCAAACGCCTTTGGGGACAACCAACAAAATTTGTGCTCGCCAACAACGACTATACAACAAATTACCCAAACGATATTTACAACAACGAAAACCGCCCCGATAAATGGCCGCTTGCCGATAAAATAATTGACGAAAAAATTACCACCAAGCCCGATAGTAAAATTAATATTGAAAAATTGTGCAAACAACAAAATGGGCATTTTTTGGCCGAATTAACTACTAAAGATAAATTTGGACAAGAAGTAAAATGGCAAAAATACTTTACCTTGTTTAGTTTTGATGACGATAAAATTCCGGATGCTGAACAGTTTTGGGCACAATGCTCGCAACAAACAGCCCAGCCTGGGCAAACCATTATGGTATCTTACGGCTCGGCCTTAGAAAATGCCTACTATTTATTAGAAGTAAAATTTGACGACAAATTGCTGCGCCGCGAATGGCTACCATCCGGAAAAGGCCAGCAAACCACTAAAATTAAAGTGGACGAGGCCTGGCGTGGAGGATTTGCCGTTTATTTAACCTGCGTCAGTTTAAATCGAACTTTTAGCCAAACTTTTAATATTAATGTGCCATGGAGCAACAAAGATTTATCAATAGAAACCCAAACTTTCAGAAACAAATTATTGCCCGGCCAAAACGAAGAGTGGCGTTTTACCGTTAAAGGCCCCAAGGGCGAAAAAATGGCTGCCGAAATGGTAGCAACCCTGTACGATGCCTCGCTCGATGCTTTTTTGCCGCACAGCTACGGCATGAGTATTTACCCAACTTATTACTACCACAACCAAATAAATTTCGATAATTTATTTAGCAACCAATCGGCACAGGTTTACGACCCAAACTGGAACCACTACCCCGGCACAAGCGGCCAATATTACGATGCCCTGCAATGGTTTGGTTTTAGTTTCTACCAATATCGGTACATGTCCTACAGATTTTCCGAAAGCCGCGCTGGTGGTGCTATGCCTGCCGCAGCCCAACCAAAGAAAAGCATGAAAAATGGCGACAGCCGAGATGAAGACAAGGCCACAAATGGCATAGTAACTTTAGCCGCTGAACCCGAAGAAGAATCAAAAGCACCAGTAATAGATGGAGTGCAACCCAAAGACAAGCGCAACAAAACTGCAAATATAAACCAAAAAACCGAAGCTGATGCCCCAGTTCAAATCCGGAAAAACCTAAACGAAACAGCCTTTTTTATGCCGCATTTGCAAACCAACGAAAAAGGCGAGTTGGTAATGGTGTTTACCATCCCCGAAGCCCTTACCCGCTGGAATTTAAAAGGTTTGGCTCATACCAAAAACTTAGAAATTGGCTACTTAAACGAGCAAGCTGTAACCCAAAAAGACTTAATGGTAATGCCCAATCCGCCCCGCTTTATGCGCGAAGACGATGCCTTTGCCTTTAGTGCCAAAGTTA
This genomic window contains:
- the rlmN gene encoding 23S rRNA (adenine(2503)-C(2))-methyltransferase RlmN, translating into MTSANPPIQELTVIKKDIRSYELPQLRQEFTDMGESAFRANQVYQWLWQKNAHSFAAMTNLSKPLRDKLNDLFIIKAVSIAKQQHSNDGTIKLGFALHDAHLVEGVLIPADNRMTACVSSQVGCSLACKFCATGKMARIRNLNADEIVDQVYWLNQQAQQYYNLPLSNIVYMGMGEPMLNYKNMLRSLHLLTSATGANMAAWRITVSTAGVAKLIKQFADDDTGCNLALSLHAANDYKRNQIMDINETNSLAILAEALQYYYKKTNQKVTYEYIAFNGFNDNIEDARDLVKFCQYVPCKVNIIEYNQVEGVPYHKSSEDRLTQFQNYLMANKVNTTVRRSRGKDIDAACGQLANKN